One Deinococcus grandis DNA window includes the following coding sequences:
- a CDS encoding DUF2171 domain-containing protein, protein MTKMNAGEISDHIAQSVKARLEQGGEHLQVKDVNGEHVGTVDHMDGDRVKLTKTDSADGQHHYLSLDQVESVDDVAVYLNVERSAVS, encoded by the coding sequence ATGACGAAGATGAACGCCGGAGAGATCAGCGACCACATCGCGCAGTCCGTGAAGGCCCGCTTGGAGCAGGGTGGCGAGCACCTTCAGGTGAAGGACGTCAACGGTGAGCACGTCGGGACTGTGGATCACATGGACGGTGACCGCGTGAAGCTCACGAAGACGGACAGTGCGGACGGGCAGCACCATTACCTGAGCCTCGATCAGGTGGAGAGCGTGGATGACGTGGCGGTGTACCTCAACGTGGAGCGCAGCGCCGTCTCGTAA
- the proS gene encoding proline--tRNA ligase — protein MTKDGGKQDRKAQQYGVTPQSVDFNDWYNEVVKKADLADNSPVAGAMVVRPYGSALWENIQRWLDDRFKATGHESLIFPTLIPMGFITKEADHVEGFAPELFTVNKIGTEELAEPYVMRPTSETIIGHMWSGWLNSYRDLPFLHYQWGSVFRAELRTKAFLRTSEFFWHEGHTAHADESEARGEVRQMLDIYHEFCRDVLALPVVRGEKTASERFAGAVATYSIEGMMRDGKALQSGTSHYLGQNFSKAFDVKFQTREQREEFAHTTSWAISSRIIGAIIMTHGDDFGLIMPPRIAPIQVVVIPVGRKDNFDEMVAEGEKLAAELRAQGVRVKVDKRDGVTNGFKYNDWELKGVPVRIELGPRDLESGVVVVKNRNGDEKETLPRAEAVTGMTARLDGIHDWLLERATTFMLENTVTVDTYEEFKAAIEAGKWVRAFHCGDPESERQIKEDTKATARNVPLDDAEFFNEAEEGVCVHTGRPAAYGKRVIFGRQY, from the coding sequence ATGACGAAAGACGGCGGCAAACAGGACAGGAAGGCGCAGCAGTACGGCGTGACGCCCCAGAGCGTGGATTTCAACGACTGGTACAACGAGGTCGTGAAGAAGGCCGACCTGGCCGACAACAGCCCGGTGGCGGGGGCGATGGTCGTGCGCCCGTACGGTAGCGCGCTGTGGGAGAACATCCAGCGCTGGCTGGACGACCGGTTCAAGGCGACGGGGCACGAGTCGCTGATCTTCCCCACGCTGATCCCCATGGGGTTCATTACCAAGGAAGCGGATCACGTGGAGGGCTTCGCGCCGGAGCTGTTCACGGTGAACAAGATCGGCACCGAGGAACTGGCCGAGCCGTACGTGATGCGCCCCACGTCCGAGACGATCATCGGGCACATGTGGAGCGGCTGGCTGAACTCCTACCGTGACCTGCCGTTCCTGCACTACCAGTGGGGCAGCGTGTTCCGCGCGGAGCTGCGCACGAAGGCGTTCCTGCGCACGAGCGAGTTCTTCTGGCACGAGGGCCACACCGCGCACGCCGACGAGAGCGAGGCGCGCGGCGAGGTGCGGCAGATGCTGGACATCTACCACGAGTTCTGCCGGGACGTCCTGGCGCTGCCCGTGGTGCGCGGCGAGAAAACGGCCAGCGAGCGCTTCGCCGGGGCGGTCGCCACGTACTCCATCGAGGGCATGATGCGTGACGGGAAGGCCCTCCAGAGCGGCACGAGCCACTACCTGGGTCAGAACTTCAGCAAAGCGTTCGACGTGAAGTTCCAGACGCGCGAGCAGCGCGAGGAGTTCGCGCACACGACCTCCTGGGCCATTTCCAGCCGCATCATCGGGGCGATCATCATGACGCACGGTGACGACTTCGGGCTGATCATGCCGCCCCGCATCGCGCCCATTCAGGTGGTCGTGATTCCCGTGGGCCGCAAGGACAACTTCGACGAGATGGTCGCCGAGGGCGAGAAGCTGGCCGCCGAACTGCGCGCCCAGGGCGTCCGCGTGAAGGTCGATAAACGTGACGGCGTGACGAACGGCTTCAAGTACAACGACTGGGAACTCAAGGGCGTGCCGGTCCGCATCGAACTCGGCCCCCGCGACCTGGAGAGCGGCGTGGTCGTCGTGAAGAACCGCAACGGCGACGAGAAGGAAACCCTGCCCCGCGCCGAGGCCGTGACTGGCATGACCGCGCGCCTGGACGGCATTCACGACTGGCTGCTGGAACGCGCCACGACCTTCATGCTGGAGAACACCGTCACGGTGGACACCTACGAGGAGTTCAAGGCGGCCATCGAGGCGGGCAAGTGGGTGCGCGCCTTCCACTGCGGCGACCCCGAGAGCGAGCGCCAGATCAAGGAAGACACCAAGGCGACCGCCCGCAACGTCCCCCTGGACGACGCGGAGTTCTTCAACGAGGCCGAGGAGGGCGTGTGCGTGCACACCGGCCGCCCCGCCGCGTACGGCAAACGCGTGATCTTCGGCCGCCAGTACTGA
- the glgX gene encoding glycogen debranching protein GlgX encodes MTTPPILRPGRPYPLGATWDGKGTNFALYSENATGIELCLFDEQGVETRVPLREQTAFVWHGYLPGVKPGQRYGYRVHGEYAPERGLRFNPNVVLLDPYAKALDGTEQFDRGVFGYVPGGEDSVMQEEEQRGAPLGIVVDPCFDWGDSQKPDVPFHQSVIYEAHVKGLTMTHPDVPDELRGTYAGIATEPILFYLRELGITSIELMPVHQHVDDPFLLDKGLTNYWGYSTLSFFAPDVRYSAEARKGNPAGAVDEFKQMVKALHASGIEVILDVVYNHTAEGNHMGPTMSFKGIDNPTYYRLVAEDPRFYFDYTGTGNSLNVRHPQTLQLIMDSLRYWVTDMHVDGFRFDLASTLARGLHEVDQLSGFFTIIHQDPIIGQVKLIAEPWDVGEGGYQVGNFPVNWAEWNGIYRDDMRAFWKGDGGLASEIGYRLTGSSDLYQNDGRKPYASINFVTAHDGFTLRDTVTYEQKHNDANQEGGNDGHNHNITWNCGAEGETDDPAINALRRQQQRNFLATLLLGQGTPMLLGGDEIGRTQGGNNNAYCQDNEISWYDWANLDEDLLAFTKKVIGLRKSHPALHRRKFFSGRTIRGEDVRDIVWLRFDGEEMSDEDWNNPQTQSMGIFLDGNGLDDVDERGEPLLDDHLLLLLNASHVDLPFRLPDLAGCQAWDLQLDTTDDHAGGTVKAGEETNLAARSVKLYRCPRK; translated from the coding sequence ATGACCACCCCCCCCATCCTCCGACCCGGCCGACCCTACCCCCTGGGAGCCACCTGGGACGGCAAAGGCACCAACTTCGCCCTGTACTCCGAGAACGCCACCGGCATCGAGCTGTGCCTCTTCGACGAGCAGGGCGTGGAAACCCGCGTGCCGCTGCGTGAACAGACCGCCTTCGTGTGGCACGGCTACCTGCCCGGCGTGAAACCGGGTCAGCGCTACGGCTACCGCGTGCACGGCGAGTACGCCCCGGAACGCGGCCTGCGCTTCAACCCGAACGTGGTGCTGCTCGACCCCTACGCCAAGGCGCTGGACGGCACCGAGCAGTTCGACCGGGGCGTGTTCGGCTACGTGCCCGGCGGCGAGGACAGCGTCATGCAGGAAGAGGAGCAGCGCGGCGCGCCCCTGGGCATCGTCGTGGACCCCTGCTTCGACTGGGGCGACAGCCAGAAACCCGACGTGCCCTTCCACCAGTCCGTGATCTACGAGGCGCACGTCAAGGGCCTCACCATGACCCACCCGGACGTGCCCGACGAGCTGCGCGGCACGTACGCCGGGATCGCCACCGAACCGATCCTCTTCTACCTGCGGGAACTGGGCATCACGAGCATCGAACTGATGCCCGTGCACCAGCACGTGGACGACCCCTTCCTGCTCGACAAGGGCCTGACGAACTACTGGGGGTACAGCACACTGTCGTTCTTCGCGCCGGACGTCCGCTACAGCGCCGAGGCCCGCAAGGGGAACCCCGCCGGGGCCGTGGACGAGTTCAAGCAGATGGTCAAGGCGCTGCACGCCAGCGGCATCGAGGTCATCCTGGACGTGGTGTACAACCACACCGCCGAAGGGAACCACATGGGGCCCACCATGTCGTTCAAGGGCATCGACAACCCCACGTACTACCGGCTGGTCGCCGAGGACCCCCGCTTCTACTTCGACTACACCGGCACCGGCAACAGCCTGAACGTCCGCCACCCGCAGACCCTGCAGCTGATCATGGACAGCCTGCGCTACTGGGTGACGGACATGCACGTGGATGGCTTCCGCTTCGATCTGGCTTCCACCCTGGCGCGCGGCCTGCACGAGGTGGATCAGCTGTCGGGCTTCTTCACGATCATCCACCAGGACCCCATCATCGGGCAGGTCAAGCTGATCGCCGAACCCTGGGACGTCGGCGAGGGCGGCTACCAGGTCGGGAACTTCCCCGTCAACTGGGCCGAGTGGAACGGCATCTACCGCGACGACATGCGCGCCTTCTGGAAGGGCGACGGCGGACTGGCCTCCGAGATCGGCTACCGCCTGACGGGCAGCAGTGACCTGTACCAGAACGATGGCCGTAAACCCTACGCGAGCATCAACTTCGTGACCGCCCATGACGGCTTCACGCTGCGCGACACCGTCACGTACGAGCAGAAACACAACGACGCCAACCAGGAAGGCGGCAACGACGGCCACAACCACAACATCACCTGGAACTGCGGCGCGGAAGGCGAGACGGACGACCCCGCCATCAACGCCCTGAGACGCCAGCAGCAGCGGAACTTCCTGGCGACCCTGCTCCTGGGTCAGGGCACGCCGATGCTCCTGGGCGGCGACGAGATCGGCCGCACGCAGGGCGGCAACAACAACGCCTACTGCCAGGACAACGAGATCAGCTGGTACGACTGGGCGAACCTCGACGAGGACCTGCTGGCATTCACGAAGAAGGTCATCGGGCTGCGCAAGTCCCACCCGGCGCTGCACCGCCGCAAGTTCTTCAGTGGCCGCACCATCCGCGGTGAGGACGTGCGCGACATCGTGTGGCTGCGCTTTGACGGCGAGGAGATGAGCGACGAGGACTGGAACAACCCCCAGACGCAGAGCATGGGGATCTTCCTGGACGGCAACGGCCTGGACGACGTGGACGAGCGCGGCGAGCCGCTGCTGGACGACCACCTGCTGCTGCTGCTGAACGCCTCGCACGTGGATCTCCCCTTCCGCCTGCCGGACCTGGCCGGGTGCCAGGCGTGGGACCTGCAACTCGACACCACCGACGACCACGCGGGCGGCACCGTGAAGGCCGGTGAGGAGACCAACCTCGCGGCCCGCAGCGTGAAGCTGTACCGCTGCCCCAGAAAGTAA
- a CDS encoding carboxypeptidase-like regulatory domain-containing protein, with product MTALICTGLLSSCRIDPPVPDTLASITLACTPQAITVGATTTCTPQAKTSSGAVMTSPPAISLTSSAPDVLAVSGAMTAAGVKAGTANLIARSGSVTSNAVSVTVAQDNTLASIQLTCSADSIETSGTSTCTARGLNSAGAPLTTQPAFEFRSSNAAVATISPGGVVTGVTPGQTSLTARSGTVTSPALTLTVTAPAARGTMQVTVRDASTRAALSGVSFEFCRTTPTCVTVRPADNPAGVYNLDVPGDTYARLVIRKDGYREGEYLNLTVPAGQTTVLEPFLALDQAIQGDGTVHGRVLDATTGAALAGVTITARAGLSGSQVTQSVTSDASGRYSLTLPTGYYALSASKSGYISTSSTVSVIGQQTVDVGDRALSPELTGSGEWRFVLNWGAEPSDLDSHLTGPAADGSRFHVAWYARTSTDSLGSVNLDVDDTDSYGPETITVTETPEGLLRYSVHDYSDRGDSQSGALSSSGARVQVFRGTALIATYNVPSGQGDLWTVFTLDLTDPNTPKLVPVNTISTVGASEQVQRTPGVKHPISLP from the coding sequence ATGACTGCCCTGATCTGCACCGGCCTGCTGAGTTCCTGCCGCATCGATCCACCGGTGCCAGATACCCTCGCTTCCATCACGCTGGCCTGCACGCCACAAGCCATCACAGTCGGCGCGACGACCACCTGCACGCCCCAGGCCAAGACGTCCTCAGGCGCTGTGATGACCAGCCCCCCGGCCATCAGCCTGACCAGCAGTGCACCCGACGTGCTGGCCGTGTCGGGAGCCATGACCGCTGCGGGCGTGAAAGCAGGGACAGCCAACCTGATCGCCCGCAGCGGATCCGTGACGTCCAACGCCGTGAGCGTCACCGTCGCTCAGGACAACACGCTGGCCTCCATTCAGCTCACGTGCTCGGCGGACAGCATTGAGACAAGCGGAACGTCGACCTGCACAGCCCGCGGTCTCAACTCCGCCGGCGCACCGCTGACCACGCAACCCGCGTTCGAGTTCCGGAGCAGCAACGCGGCGGTCGCCACCATCAGCCCTGGCGGTGTGGTGACCGGTGTCACGCCCGGGCAGACCAGCCTGACTGCCCGCAGTGGCACTGTGACCTCACCCGCGCTCACCCTGACCGTTACAGCGCCCGCGGCGCGCGGCACCATGCAGGTGACGGTGAGGGACGCCTCGACACGAGCCGCCCTGTCCGGCGTATCCTTCGAATTCTGCCGCACCACACCGACCTGCGTCACGGTGAGACCAGCGGACAATCCGGCCGGCGTCTACAATCTGGACGTCCCCGGTGACACCTACGCCCGTCTGGTCATCCGGAAGGACGGATACCGTGAGGGCGAGTACCTGAACCTCACCGTGCCCGCGGGGCAGACGACGGTTCTGGAACCATTCCTGGCTCTTGACCAGGCGATCCAGGGAGACGGCACCGTTCATGGTCGCGTCCTGGACGCCACCACCGGCGCCGCACTGGCTGGCGTGACGATCACCGCCCGCGCCGGGCTGAGCGGCAGTCAGGTCACGCAGAGCGTCACCAGCGATGCCAGTGGCCGCTACTCGCTGACACTGCCGACCGGGTATTACGCCCTGTCCGCCAGCAAGTCGGGCTACATCAGCACCTCCAGCACCGTTTCTGTCATCGGTCAGCAGACCGTGGACGTGGGCGACCGCGCCCTGAGTCCCGAACTCACCGGCAGCGGAGAGTGGCGCTTTGTCCTCAACTGGGGAGCGGAGCCCTCCGACCTCGACTCTCACCTGACTGGCCCGGCGGCGGACGGCAGCCGGTTCCATGTGGCATGGTACGCACGAACCTCGACGGACAGCCTCGGCAGCGTGAATCTCGATGTGGACGATACCGACAGTTACGGCCCGGAGACGATCACCGTGACGGAAACGCCCGAAGGACTGCTGCGGTACTCCGTGCACGATTACAGCGACCGGGGCGACAGCCAGTCCGGAGCCCTGAGCAGCTCAGGCGCACGGGTGCAGGTCTTCCGCGGCACTGCGCTGATCGCGACCTATAACGTACCCAGCGGACAGGGCGATCTGTGGACCGTGTTCACCCTGGACCTGACGGATCCGAACACCCCGAAACTCGTTCCGGTGAACACCATCTCGACCGTTGGCGCCTCCGAACAGGTCCAGCGGACACCGGGCGTCAAGCACCCGATCTCTCTGCCCTGA
- a CDS encoding esterase-like activity of phytase family protein, which yields MRPLKTALLALTLSLGGACAATLPAVTLTGFAQLPADTLADGPASGAWNGGLRGQTRFQGQPVQGFSGVQFTAGGEYLFLSDNGFGAKNNSADYLLRLYRLSVAPNTAAKDGTGQVGVRGFINLRDPDRRVPWQIVNEATPDRLLTGADFDPEGFVVAPDGTLWIGDEFGPYLLHFSADGRLLGAPTPTPNLHGRPTLRGQNPIVIAHRGSSGTRPEHTLDSYRVAIEGGADFIEPDLVVTKDGVLVARHEPVMVVLDKDGKVTEATTDVATRPEFEDRVRTKTLDGTSVTGYWVEDFTLAELKTLRAVERLPALRGRAFDGRFEVPTLAEIIALVRDTETRTGRKVGIYPETKHPTYMKAAGFDTGQLLIDTLTREKFTDPARVFIQSFETANLRELKTRIMPAAGVTLPLVQLVSGHTEAPYDWTASGDTRRYDALTTPEGLRDLATYASGVGPTKRWIITDRGDTTDFVTRAHAAGLLVHPWTLRSEPTYLLPTYAGNPEEEMRQLLRAGVDGFFTDFPATGARVAAQMAAPEVRSPQHPAFTQGTSSADATLGASGGFEGLALSADGTTLYGLLEKTVTGDLPGQLRLNALNLATRQWSLAGRYALDAGSDAIGDLATVNDTQYLVLERDSKVHTDARNKRVYLIDLKRLNADGTFQKTLIADLMNIADPQGLAPDTRGGTLTFPYVTIENVTLLNPTTLLIANDNNYPATGGRGPGVKDDTQFLWLRLGEPPNLGGR from the coding sequence ATGCGACCCCTGAAGACCGCCCTGCTGGCCCTGACCCTCTCGCTGGGAGGCGCGTGCGCCGCCACCCTGCCTGCCGTCACCCTGACCGGCTTCGCGCAGCTGCCCGCCGACACCCTCGCCGACGGACCGGCCAGCGGCGCCTGGAACGGCGGTCTGCGCGGCCAGACCCGCTTCCAGGGGCAGCCGGTGCAGGGCTTCAGCGGAGTACAGTTCACGGCAGGCGGCGAGTACCTCTTCCTGAGTGACAACGGCTTCGGCGCGAAGAACAACAGCGCCGACTACCTCCTGCGCCTGTACCGCCTGAGCGTCGCGCCGAACACCGCCGCGAAGGACGGGACCGGGCAGGTCGGCGTGCGCGGCTTCATCAACCTGCGCGACCCGGACCGCCGCGTGCCGTGGCAGATCGTGAACGAGGCCACCCCCGACCGCCTGCTGACCGGCGCGGACTTCGACCCGGAAGGCTTCGTGGTCGCCCCCGACGGCACCCTGTGGATCGGGGACGAGTTCGGCCCGTACCTGCTGCACTTCAGCGCCGACGGCCGCCTGCTGGGCGCCCCCACCCCCACCCCGAACCTGCACGGGCGGCCCACCCTGCGCGGCCAGAACCCCATCGTGATCGCGCACCGCGGCAGCAGCGGCACCCGCCCCGAACACACCCTGGACAGCTACCGGGTCGCCATCGAGGGCGGCGCGGACTTCATCGAACCCGACCTCGTCGTCACGAAGGACGGCGTGCTCGTCGCCCGCCACGAACCCGTCATGGTCGTCCTCGACAAGGACGGCAAGGTCACGGAGGCCACCACCGACGTCGCCACCCGCCCCGAGTTCGAGGACCGCGTGCGGACCAAGACGCTCGACGGGACCAGCGTCACCGGGTACTGGGTGGAGGACTTCACCCTGGCGGAACTCAAGACCCTGCGCGCCGTGGAACGCCTCCCCGCGCTGCGCGGCCGCGCCTTCGACGGCCGCTTCGAGGTCCCCACCCTCGCCGAGATCATCGCGCTCGTCCGCGACACGGAAACCCGCACCGGCCGCAAGGTCGGCATCTACCCCGAAACGAAACACCCCACCTACATGAAAGCCGCCGGGTTCGACACGGGCCAGCTGCTGATCGACACGCTGACCCGCGAGAAATTCACCGACCCCGCCCGCGTGTTCATCCAGTCGTTCGAAACCGCCAACCTCCGCGAACTCAAGACCCGCATCATGCCCGCCGCGGGCGTCACCCTGCCGCTCGTGCAACTCGTCAGCGGCCACACCGAGGCCCCCTACGACTGGACCGCCAGCGGCGACACCCGCCGGTACGACGCCCTGACCACCCCCGAGGGCCTGCGTGACCTCGCCACGTACGCCAGCGGCGTCGGCCCCACCAAACGCTGGATCATCACCGACAGGGGCGACACCACCGACTTCGTCACCCGCGCGCACGCCGCCGGGCTGCTCGTGCACCCCTGGACGCTGCGCAGCGAACCCACCTACCTGCTGCCCACGTACGCCGGGAACCCCGAAGAGGAAATGCGCCAGCTGCTGCGCGCCGGCGTGGACGGCTTCTTCACCGATTTCCCCGCCACCGGCGCGCGCGTCGCCGCGCAGATGGCCGCGCCCGAGGTCCGCAGCCCCCAGCACCCCGCCTTCACGCAGGGCACCAGCAGCGCCGACGCCACCCTGGGCGCCAGCGGCGGTTTCGAGGGTCTCGCCCTGAGCGCCGACGGCACCACCCTGTACGGCCTGCTGGAAAAGACCGTCACCGGCGACCTGCCCGGCCAGCTGCGCCTGAACGCCCTGAACCTCGCCACCCGCCAGTGGAGCCTCGCGGGCCGCTACGCCCTCGACGCGGGCAGCGACGCCATCGGCGACCTCGCCACCGTCAACGACACCCAGTACCTCGTGCTGGAACGCGACAGTAAGGTCCACACCGACGCCCGCAACAAACGCGTGTACCTGATCGACCTCAAACGCCTGAACGCCGACGGCACCTTCCAGAAGACCCTGATCGCCGACCTGATGAACATCGCCGACCCGCAGGGCCTCGCGCCCGACACGCGCGGCGGCACCCTGACCTTCCCGTACGTCACCATCGAGAACGTCACCCTTCTGAACCCCACCACCCTCCTGATCGCCAACGACAACAACTACCCCGCCACCGGCGGACGCGGCCCCGGCGTGAAGGACGACACGCAGTTCCTGTGGCTGCGCCTGGGCGAGCCCCCGAACCTCGGCGGACGCTGA
- a CDS encoding ABC transporter substrate-binding protein, with protein sequence MKRALLPLLTLSLIASASAQQAKELRLGVFPNVTHAAGLVGVQRGLIQKNLPDGVKLVVKEFANGSQINEAFAAGAIDAAYVGPGPAMNAFMRGVPIQVYAGAANAGAVLVARKDSGVRNVKGLAGKKVAVPTRGSTQDISLRHLLHENGLKATDEGGTVSIVPIDPANMPAAFAAKQVDAALVQEPWGAVMETQGAKLIVNEKGIWEGGNYTTTVLTVNTKYAAANADTVKGLLKGHLAAITYIKGSNAGAQKAIAEQIYTFTGKRPNTNELFKALARTRVTWDINLKTLAEYAQLNKEAGFARDVPDLNRFVNLDLIRSLAK encoded by the coding sequence ATGAAGCGTGCCCTGCTCCCCCTCCTGACCCTCAGCCTGATCGCCAGCGCCAGCGCGCAGCAGGCGAAAGAACTGCGCCTGGGCGTGTTCCCGAACGTCACCCACGCTGCCGGACTGGTCGGCGTGCAGCGCGGCCTGATCCAGAAGAACCTCCCGGACGGCGTGAAACTGGTCGTCAAGGAATTCGCCAATGGCAGCCAGATCAACGAGGCCTTCGCCGCGGGCGCCATCGACGCCGCGTACGTCGGCCCCGGCCCCGCCATGAACGCCTTCATGCGCGGCGTGCCCATCCAGGTGTACGCGGGCGCCGCGAACGCCGGGGCGGTGCTGGTCGCCCGCAAGGACAGCGGCGTGCGGAACGTCAAGGGGCTGGCCGGGAAGAAGGTCGCGGTGCCCACGCGCGGCAGCACCCAGGACATCAGCCTGCGGCACCTGCTGCACGAGAACGGCCTGAAAGCCACCGACGAGGGCGGCACCGTCAGCATCGTCCCCATTGACCCGGCGAACATGCCCGCCGCGTTCGCCGCGAAACAGGTGGACGCCGCGCTCGTGCAGGAACCCTGGGGCGCCGTCATGGAAACCCAGGGCGCGAAGCTGATCGTGAACGAGAAGGGCATCTGGGAGGGCGGCAACTACACCACCACCGTCCTGACCGTGAACACGAAGTACGCCGCCGCGAACGCCGACACCGTCAAGGGCCTCCTGAAGGGCCACCTCGCCGCGATCACCTACATCAAGGGCAGCAACGCCGGCGCGCAGAAAGCCATCGCCGAGCAGATCTACACCTTCACCGGCAAGCGCCCCAACACCAACGAGCTGTTCAAGGCGCTGGCCCGCACGCGCGTCACCTGGGACATCAACCTCAAGACCCTCGCGGAGTACGCGCAGCTGAACAAGGAGGCGGGCTTCGCGCGGGACGTGCCGGACCTGAACCGCTTCGTGAACCTCGACCTGATCCGCAGCCTCGCGAAGTAA
- a CDS encoding NADAR family protein — protein sequence MSAEPVFFYRTAHPFSNFHPSVFTEGGVTYQWAEQYLMARKAALFGDEVTRQAILAARTPGECKALGRRVSPYDDDSWAAERFGVALDMLRLKFGQNARLRAALLGTGVAELVEAAPNDRVWGVGFSEQDAPGARQAWGANLLGHALMAVRAELTADDGSLNVGSG from the coding sequence ATGAGCGCCGAGCCCGTGTTCTTCTACCGCACCGCGCATCCGTTCTCGAACTTTCACCCCAGCGTGTTCACGGAAGGCGGGGTCACGTACCAGTGGGCCGAACAATACCTGATGGCCCGCAAGGCTGCGCTGTTCGGGGATGAGGTGACCCGGCAGGCGATCCTGGCGGCCCGCACGCCCGGCGAATGCAAGGCGTTGGGCCGCCGCGTGAGCCCCTACGACGATGATAGCTGGGCGGCGGAGCGGTTCGGGGTGGCGCTGGACATGCTGCGTCTGAAGTTCGGGCAGAACGCGCGGCTGCGGGCGGCGCTGCTGGGCACTGGCGTGGCGGAACTGGTGGAGGCCGCCCCGAACGACCGGGTCTGGGGTGTGGGGTTCAGCGAGCAGGACGCGCCGGGTGCGCGGCAGGCGTGGGGGGCGAACCTGCTGGGTCACGCATTGATGGCGGTCCGGGCGGAGCTGACGGCGGATGACGGTTCCCTCAATGTCGGGTCAGGCTGA
- a CDS encoding GNAT family N-acetyltransferase → MADLPALTDAFRATFGAAPWNEAWTDESARAALSDLLATPRSAALVAWDGAVCVGAVLGRDQVRDSFLSHEVQEMFVRPERQRGGVGRALLDAHLAAASARGVTNVSLLTARESPAEAFYSHLGFRRAGRMVLLVRP, encoded by the coding sequence GTGGCTGATCTGCCTGCCCTGACCGACGCGTTCCGCGCGACGTTCGGCGCGGCGCCGTGGAACGAGGCGTGGACGGACGAATCGGCCCGCGCGGCCCTGAGTGACCTGCTCGCCACGCCCCGGAGTGCCGCTCTGGTCGCCTGGGACGGGGCCGTGTGCGTGGGGGCGGTGCTGGGACGCGATCAGGTGCGGGATTCGTTCCTGTCGCACGAGGTGCAGGAGATGTTCGTGCGGCCCGAACGTCAGCGCGGCGGGGTGGGCCGGGCGCTGCTGGACGCGCATCTGGCGGCTGCTTCGGCGCGTGGGGTGACGAACGTGTCGCTCCTGACCGCGCGGGAGTCACCGGCCGAGGCGTTCTACAGCCACCTCGGGTTCCGGCGGGCGGGGCGGATGGTGCTGCTCGTCCGGCCCTGA
- a CDS encoding VOC family protein: protein MDGYVIRSCHALSVREQAAEVTRLLALGATRPDWTYPPDSDFVVLADPDGHRFCVVQVGAVLPWLGGSADVPPVT from the coding sequence ATGGACGGGTATGTAATCCGCTCGTGTCACGCTCTGTCCGTCCGGGAGCAGGCGGCGGAAGTCACCCGCCTGCTCGCGCTGGGGGCCACGCGGCCCGACTGGACGTACCCGCCGGACTCGGACTTCGTGGTGCTGGCCGACCCGGACGGGCACCGCTTCTGCGTCGTGCAGGTGGGCGCCGTGCTCCCCTGGCTGGGCGGATCTGCGGACGTCCCCCCGGTCACCTGA